A region from the Engraulis encrasicolus isolate BLACKSEA-1 chromosome 18, IST_EnEncr_1.0, whole genome shotgun sequence genome encodes:
- the LOC134468792 gene encoding uncharacterized protein LOC134468792 — protein MRNLKNKWVKQDYFSGGLHCQCSSKHCLNTRRGRPSDHIQLFGENNAQYQPTRSNDRRTRMDEREMAGPEDAHPYKRTPEAEEGLKETIEGLLNVGVLEPSDSSWNTPILPVEKKQTGKYRMAHDLRRVNSVVATHTAPVPNPYTTMSALTPSHRWFSCIDLANAFFCIPLHESVRDIFSFEFKGQYFRYSRLPQGFVLSPGLFNQTLKQLLQSLELPDGVKLVMYVDDLLLAAPDSDTCMRATEALLRKLHDLGFKVSREKLQCCRPVVSFLGRVLSSRGTGVSSTHRQAILDHIKPTTVKDMLSFLGLTGYSRHYVPAYGELTAPLRAMVNEKGMRNLKEKLAWTTEGEQCFIRLKQALTSAADLAVPDYTLPFYLDVSEKAHMVNGVLFQKKGGGRQILMYSSVTLDPTEDRHPPCTRHAAGVAKILQKTAHIVMGHPLSVLTTHSIVAYVTSAAFDKGKKGEMIQKEQEKASPHEKTVWLERGASEVDGLWRAPDGRPVLPPGLVKSLLKEAHGLTHCGKKQMQRNLTHWWHPYMTAMVDNHVRECQVCIQYNVRPTVHPHQGVFPLPKIPGEEIIIDYTDMINSVRGCRYLLVAVDAYTGWPEAVPTRHEDSQTVIKFLINHYIPTHGFPKKIRSDNGSHFKSQDLLTVEKALGLKHAYGTVYHPQSQGKVERMNQTLKNKMGKICAQTKLNWVDALPIALMSIRSSVNTTTKFTPYELCTGRQFPGPAAGLKLSNDVQSWLQYKPYYDQVTALVSAFSSQVAAERGTQEGDRQTPTTEWVLLKVIKRKWTEPRWTGPFEVVERTTHAVRLRAIDKKPPPYQLTNIQIEQTVAFLAEENSENNAQYQPTRSNDRRTRMDEREMAGPEDANENPLS, from the exons ATGAGGAACCTTAAGAACAAGTGGGTGAAACAAGACTACTTCAGCGGAGGCTTGCACTGCCAATGCAGCAGCAAGCACTGCTTGAACACACGGAGGGGTCGCCCTAGCGACCACATCCAGCTCTTTGGC GAAAACAATGCCCAATACCAGCCCACCCGAAGTAATGACAGGAGGACCAGGATGGACGAGAGGGAGATGGCTGGACCGGAAGACGCC CATCCATATAAGCGCACACCAGAAGCGGAAGAAGGTCTTAAAGAAACCATTGAGGGTTTATTAAATGTTGGAGTATTGGAACCATCTGATTCCAGTTGGAATACTCCCATTTTACCAGTGGAGAAAAAACAGACAGGGAAATACAGAATGGCTCATGATTTACGGCGCGTGAATTCAGTTGTGGCAACCCACACTGCGCCCGTGCCTAATCCTTACACAACGATGTCGGCATTAACTCCGTCGCACCGGTGGTTTTCCTGTATTGATTTGGCCAATGCATTTTTTTGCATACCTCTACATGAATCAGTCCGAGACATTTTCAGTTTTGAATTCAAAGGGCAGTATTTTCGATACTCTAGGCTTCCACAGGGGTTTGTACTTTCACCAGGATTGTTTAATCAAACTTTGAAACAACTCTTACAATCTCTCGAATTGCCAGATGGTGTGAAACTTGTGATGTACGTAGACGATTTGCTTCTGGCTGCCCCCGATTCTGACACTTGTATGAGAGCAACAGAGGCTTTGTTGCGGAAATTACATGATTTGGGATTTAAGGTGTCTAGGGAGAAACTGCAATGTTGTCGCCCTGTGGTTTCTTTTCTGGGACGGGTGCTCTCCTCTCGAGGCACTGGTGTGTCTTCCACACACCGTCAGGCTATTTTGGATCACATTAAGCCAACCACAGTTAAAGACATGTTATCATTTTTAGGTCTGACAGGATATAGTAGACACTATGTCCCTGCCTATGGTGAATTAACAGCACCTCTGCGAGCTATGGTGAATGAAAAGGGCATGCGTAACTTGAAAGAAAAACTGGCATGGACTACGGAAGGGGAGCAATGTTTTATACGGTTGAAACAGGCTCTTACGAGCGCTGCGGATTTGGCTGTGCCTGATTACACTCTACCATTTTATTTGGATGTTTCTGAAAAAGCACACATGGTTAACGGTGTGCTCTTTCAGAAAAAAGGGGGTGGTAGGCAAATACTGATGTATTCAAGCGTGACACTGGATCCAACAGAGGATAGGCACCCACCATGCACAAGGCATGCTGCAGGGGTGGCGAAAATCTTGCAAAAAACAGCTCATATTGTCATGGGCCATCCTTTGTCTGTTTTAACAACTCACAGTATTGTTGCATATGTCACCTCAGCAGCATTtgataaagggaagaaagga GAGATGATACAGAAGGAACAAGAAAAAGCATCACCGCATGAAAAAACTGTTTGGTTGGAAAGAGGGGCAAGTGAAGTGGATGGATTATGGAGAGCACCGGATGGGAGACCGGTGTTACCTCCCGGTCTAGTTAAATCTCTTTTGAAAGAAGCGCATGGTTTAACGCATTGTGGTAAAAAGCAAATGCAAAGAAATTTGACTCATTGGTGGCATCCATACATGACAGCTATGGTTGATAATCATGTCAGAGAATGCCAAGTGTGTATCCAATACAATGTCAGACCTACGGTTCACCCGCATCAAGGGGTGTTTCCGTTACCAAAAATACCTGGGGAAGAAATAATCATTGATTACACAGACATGATTAACAGTGTGAGAGGGTGCCGATATCTTCTGGTCGCCGTGGATGCATACACTGGTTGGCCAGAAGCGGTACCCACTAGACACGAGGATTCCCAGACAGTGATTAAGTTTCTCATTAATCACTACATACCAACGCACGGCTTTCCAAAAAAAATACGATCTGATAACGGAAGTCATTTTAAAAGCCAGGATTTGCTGACGGTTGAGAAAGCATTGGGTTTGAAACATGCATATGGAACGGTTTATCATCCACAATCTCAGGGAAAGGTTGAACGGATGAATCAGACTCTGAAAAACAAGATGGGCAAGATATGTGCGCAGACGAAATTGAATTGGGTTGATGCGTTACCGATTGCTTTGATGTCAATACGAAGCTCGGTAAACACTACTACAAAGTTTACGCCCTATGAGTTGTGTACCGGAAGGCAATTTCCTGGACCGGCAGCGGGGTTGAAATTGTCAAATGATGTTCAAAGTTGGTTGCAATACAAGCCATATTATGATCAAGTAACTGCTTTGGTGTCAGCTTTTTCCTCACAGGTTGCCGCTGAAAGGGGGACCCAAGAAGGAGACCGTCAGACACCCACAACAGAGTGGGTGCTTCTTAAGGTCATCAAGCGAAAGTGGACAGAGCCACGTTGGACGGGTCCGTTTGAGGTGGTTGAGAGAACTACGCACGCTGTCCGCCTCAGAG CGATCGACAAGAAACCCCCTCCGTACCAACTAACAAACATCCAGATCGAACAGACTGTGGCCTTTTTGGCCGAGGAGAACTCT GAAAACAATGCCCAATACCAGCCCACCCGAAGTAATGACAGGAGGACCAGGATGGACGAGAGGGAGATGGCTGGACCGGAAGACGCC AACGAGAACCCATTGTCTTGA
- the LOC134468791 gene encoding LOW QUALITY PROTEIN: UPF0746 protein DDB_G0281095-like (The sequence of the model RefSeq protein was modified relative to this genomic sequence to represent the inferred CDS: substituted 1 base at 1 genomic stop codon) — MAKEAADVCLSQDEDSTPEVLQDMQFAAPDTERQTWVKHDFSIFGAAVPSPAATKQQQQQKLQQQQQQQQRQQKQQQQQEQQQKLHQKQLQQQKLQQQQEQQQKLQQKQLQQQQEHQQQQQKLQQQQKLQQHXQQQQKQQQEQRQKLQQQQEEQQQKQQKQQQQKQQQQQERESQEEEQKPLATHVNKCKDFSIFGAAVPSPTATKQQQQRQQKQQQQQEQQQKLQQQQQQQQKQQ; from the exons ATGGCAAAAGAGGCTGCTGACGTTTGTTTGTCTCAGGATGAAGACAGCACTCCTGAGGTGCTGCAAGACATGCAGTTTGCTGCACCGGACACTGAGAGGCAAACTTGGGTTAAACACG aCTTTTCCATCTTTGGCGCTGCAGTCCCAAGTCCTGCTGCtacgaagcagcagcagcagcagaagctgcagcaacagcaacagcagcagcagaggcagcaaaaacagcagcagcaacaggagcagcagcagaagctgCATCAGAAGCAACTGCAGCAGCAAAAACTGCAGCagcaacaggagcagcagcagaagctgcagcagaagcaactgcagcagcagcaggagcaccaacagcagcagcaaaaactgcagcagcagcagaagctgcagcagcattaacagcagcagcaaaaacagcagcaggagcagcggcagaagctgcagcagcagcaggaggagcagcagcagaaacagcaaaagcagcagcagcaaaaacagcagcagcagcaggagcgggAGAGccaagaggaggagcagaagccTTTGGCAACTCATGTTAACAAGTGCAAAG aCTTTTCCATCTTTGGCGCTGCAGTCCCAAGTCCTACTGCtacgaagcagcagcagcagaggcagcaaaaacagcaacagcagcaggagcagcagcagaagctgcagcagcagcaacagcagcagcaaaaacagcagtag
- the LOC134468790 gene encoding ras-interacting protein RIP3-like codes for MDNISSGDFSIFCTAVPTPAASKQQKQQQQQQQKQQQQKLQQQQQEQQQQEQQQQQKQQQQQQEQEQESQEEEQKPLAPHVNKCKDFSIFCTAVPTPAASKSVPQVKKRRKFFFLTLLLFSRRFLQQGLLTLSATSILTK; via the exons atggacaACATAAGTTCTGGAG ACTTTTCCATCTTTTGCACTGCAGTCCCAACTCCTGCTGCTTcaaagcagcagaagcagcagcagcagcagcagcagaagcagcagcagcagaagctgcagcagcagcaacaggagcagcagcaacaggagcagcagcagcagcaaaaacagcagcagcagcagcaggagcaggagcaggagagccaagaggaggagcagaagccATTGGCACCTCATGTAAACAAGTGCAAAG ACTTTTCCATCTTTTGCACTGCAGTCCCAACTCCTGCTGCTTCGAAGTCGGTTCCACAAGTTAAGAAGagaagaaagtttttttttttaaccctcctCTTGTTTTCGCGTCGTTTCTTGCAACAAGGCCTTTTGACTTTGTCAGCCACTTCTATTTTAACAAAATaa